In Malus sylvestris chromosome 16, drMalSylv7.2, whole genome shotgun sequence, the following are encoded in one genomic region:
- the LOC126607920 gene encoding uncharacterized protein LOC126607920 isoform X2: MQHPVVLATKFHCTKSVVDSTAVRKQSATFSRSRGEHFKTSFQLACNYRNPDNNLVSPTTSPISTRWNYRKCISVSWRWVSQIISFYLLFLNVVADAEAFDDPSPSFMYDCEDVSNYYDSAENLEGKSLKTKLNSIISGHQSLSYREVWKALKILDASDVDNPEASSGIVEVYSLRVVPKSLAGKPEGWNREHLWPRSYGLKDGASLTDIHNIRPADVNVNASRGNKYYGECMGNSAKCLKPANKEAALDTETDKDRWAPPKQHRGDVARALMYMAVCYGFHQPGGGPALRLSDSPKISTGEMGLLSTLLKWNDSDPPSREEKLRNERVCKFYQHNRNPFVDHPEYARLIWRKHFIHRLPRSHEIHNKKAVRNKDKFHNYASLKGI, encoded by the exons ATGCAGCATCCCGTTGTGTTGGCCACCAAATTCCACTGCACAAAATCTGTCGTCGACAGCACCGCCGTCCGCAAGCAGAGCGCCACCTTCTCCCGCAGCCGCGGCGAACACTTCAAAACCTCATTCCAATTAGCTTGCAACTATCGCAACCCAGATAATAATTTGGTCTCTCCAACCACTTCCCCCATTTCTACAAG ATGGAATTACAGAAAATGCATCAGTGTTTCTTGGAGATGGGTTTCTCAGATCATCtctttttatttgttgtttCTCAATGTTGTTGCTGATGCTGAGGCATTTGATGATCCATCTCCTtcttttatgtatgattgtgaAGATGTTAGCAATTATTATGACAGTGCGGAGAATTTAGAGGGCAAATCGCTCAAGACAAAATTGAATTCCATTATTTCCGGGCACCAATCTTTATCCTACAGAGAG GTGTGGAAAGCTCTCAAGATTCTTGATGCTTCGGATGTTGACAACCCAGAAGCTTCGTCGGGAAT AGTTGAAGTTTACTCCTTGAGGGTTGTACCCAAGTCTTTAGCTGGGAAGCCCGAAGGATGGAATA GGGAGCATCTATGGCCTCGTTCTTATGGGTTAAAAGATGGTGCGTCTTTGACAGATATACACAACATTCGCCCAGCAGATGTGAATG TCAATGCATCCAGGGGGAACAAATACTATGGAGAATGCATGGGTAACTCAGCTAAATGTTTGAAGCCAGCAAACAAAGAAGCCGCTTTGGACACGGAAACTGACAAGGACAGATGGGCACCACCTAAACAG CATAGAGGAGATGTTGCTAGGGCACTGATGTACATGGCAGTGTGTTATGGGTTTCATCAACCAGGTGGAGGCCCAGCTCTTCGCCTTTCAGATTCTCCAAAAATTT CAACTGGTGAGATGGGACTGCTTTCTACATTGTTAAAGTGGAACGATAGTGATCCACCTTCAAGAGAAGAGAAGTTAAGAAATGAAAGAGTATGCAAGTTTTATCAACACAATAGAAATCCTTTTGTTGATCATCCAGAATATGCCCGTCTCATATGGAGAAAACATTTTATCCATCGTCTTCCAAGGAGTCATGAAATTCACAACAAAAAGGCAGTTCGGAACAAG GATAAATTCCACAACTATGCGTCCCTAAAAGGCATTTAA
- the LOC126607918 gene encoding cysteine-rich receptor-like protein kinase 44 encodes MTARGLKEISSVSSMTTGPPASKSQSPVLFFFLGGLVTLIILLVLLFVFRKKIKPEDTKKLVAVVRRRPAASTDVFSGMLRTISYFDFKTLKKATKNFHPGNLLGVGGFGPVYRGRLGDGTLIAAKKLCLDKSQQGESEFLTEVKLITSVQHRNLVRLIGCCSDGPQRLLVYEYMKNRSLDLIIYGKSDQFLSWSTRFQIIVGIARGLQYLHEDSPLRIIHRDIKASNILLDDKFQPKIGDFGLARFFPEDQAYLSTTFAGTLGYTAPEYAIRGELSEKADIYSFGVLVLEIISGRKNTDLTLSSDMQYLPEYAWKLFETSNVIDLIDPKMKEDGYVERDVLQAIQVAFFCLQPHPNLRPPMSEVVVMLTCEVEMVGTPMKPAFLGRRRTKNQNISWDSISEAFPSPLQSEPPSLAKPST; translated from the exons ATGACAGCCCGAGGACTAAAAG AGATTTCTTCAGTATCCTCTATGACAACGGGTCCCCCTGCTTCTAAGTCGCAGTCTCCAGTGCTGTTCTTTTTCCTTGGAGGGCTAGTCACGCTCATAATATTGCTAGTTCTTCTATTTGTCTTTCGGAAAAAGATCAAGCCAGAAGATACTAAGAAATTGGTAGCAGTAGTGAGAAGGCGGCCAGCAG CATCGACAGATGTTTTCAGTGGGATGCTTCGAACAATAAGCTACTTCGATTTTAAGACATTGAAGAAGGCAACCAAGAACTTTCATCCTGGTAATCTCCTTGGAGTAGGTGGATTTGGCCCTGTCTATCGG GGGAGATTAGGAGATGGGACGTTAATTGCTGCTAAGAAATTGTGCCTTGACAAATCCCAACAAGGAGAATCAGAGTTTCTTACAGAGGTAAAGTTGATCACAAGCGTCCAACACAGGAACTTGGTTCGTCTTATCGGATGCTGCTCTGATGGGCCGCAACGGCTTCTTGTGTATGAATACATGAAGAACAGGAGCTTGGACCTCATTATTTATG GAAAGAGTGATCAGTTCTTGAGCTGGAGCACCAGGTTCCAGATAATTGTCGGTATTGCTCGAGGGTTACAATATCTACATGAGGATTCCCCCCTAAGAATTATCCACAGAGATATCAAGGCAAGCAACATTCTTCTTGACGACAAATTCCAACCGAAAATTGGAGATTTCGGGCTGGCTAGGTTCTTCCCTGAAGACCAAGCTTATCTCAGCACTACATTTGCTGGAACTTT AGGATATACGGCACCTGAGTATGCTATTAGAGGAGAATTATCTGAAAAGGCGGACATCTATAGTTTTGGAGTTCTTGTGCTCGAAATAATCAGCGGTAGAAAAAACACAGATCTCACTTTATCATCAGATATGCAATACCTCCCTGAATAT GCATGGAAATTGTTTGAGACGTCGAATGTGATTGATCTGATAGATCCAAAAATGAAAGAAGATGGATATGTGGAAAGGGATGTCTtgcaagcaatccaagtcgccTTCTTCTGCCTTCAGCCGCACCCAAACCTGAGGCCCCCGATGTCGGAGGTTGTAGTAATGTTAACATGCGAAGTTGAAATGGTCGGAACACCTATGAAACCCGCCTTCTTGGGAAGAAGGCGAACGAAGAACCAGAACATTTCTTGGGATTCTATAAGTGAGGCTTTCCCATCTCCCTTGCAGAGTGAGCCTCCCTCGTTAGCTAAACCATCCACTTGA
- the LOC126607920 gene encoding uncharacterized protein LOC126607920 isoform X1, which yields MQHPVVLATKFHCTKSVVDSTAVRKQSATFSRSRGEHFKTSFQLACNYRNPDNNLVSPTTSPISTRWNYRKCISVSWRWVSQIISFYLLFLNVVADAEAFDDPSPSFMYDCEDVSNYYDSAENLEGKSLKTKLNSIISGHQSLSYREVWKALKILDASDVDNPEASSGMYMLNTASCIVFCTIKYTLQLLPIRLPTLLCRVEVYSLRVVPKSLAGKPEGWNREHLWPRSYGLKDGASLTDIHNIRPADVNVNASRGNKYYGECMGNSAKCLKPANKEAALDTETDKDRWAPPKQHRGDVARALMYMAVCYGFHQPGGGPALRLSDSPKISTGEMGLLSTLLKWNDSDPPSREEKLRNERVCKFYQHNRNPFVDHPEYARLIWRKHFIHRLPRSHEIHNKKAVRNKDKFHNYASLKGI from the exons ATGCAGCATCCCGTTGTGTTGGCCACCAAATTCCACTGCACAAAATCTGTCGTCGACAGCACCGCCGTCCGCAAGCAGAGCGCCACCTTCTCCCGCAGCCGCGGCGAACACTTCAAAACCTCATTCCAATTAGCTTGCAACTATCGCAACCCAGATAATAATTTGGTCTCTCCAACCACTTCCCCCATTTCTACAAG ATGGAATTACAGAAAATGCATCAGTGTTTCTTGGAGATGGGTTTCTCAGATCATCtctttttatttgttgtttCTCAATGTTGTTGCTGATGCTGAGGCATTTGATGATCCATCTCCTtcttttatgtatgattgtgaAGATGTTAGCAATTATTATGACAGTGCGGAGAATTTAGAGGGCAAATCGCTCAAGACAAAATTGAATTCCATTATTTCCGGGCACCAATCTTTATCCTACAGAGAG GTGTGGAAAGCTCTCAAGATTCTTGATGCTTCGGATGTTGACAACCCAGAAGCTTCGTCGGGAATGTATATGCTGAATACTGCTTCCTGCATTGTTTTTTGTACTATCAAATATACCCTGCAACTCTTACCAATTCGCTTACCGACTCTTTTATGCAGAGTTGAAGTTTACTCCTTGAGGGTTGTACCCAAGTCTTTAGCTGGGAAGCCCGAAGGATGGAATA GGGAGCATCTATGGCCTCGTTCTTATGGGTTAAAAGATGGTGCGTCTTTGACAGATATACACAACATTCGCCCAGCAGATGTGAATG TCAATGCATCCAGGGGGAACAAATACTATGGAGAATGCATGGGTAACTCAGCTAAATGTTTGAAGCCAGCAAACAAAGAAGCCGCTTTGGACACGGAAACTGACAAGGACAGATGGGCACCACCTAAACAG CATAGAGGAGATGTTGCTAGGGCACTGATGTACATGGCAGTGTGTTATGGGTTTCATCAACCAGGTGGAGGCCCAGCTCTTCGCCTTTCAGATTCTCCAAAAATTT CAACTGGTGAGATGGGACTGCTTTCTACATTGTTAAAGTGGAACGATAGTGATCCACCTTCAAGAGAAGAGAAGTTAAGAAATGAAAGAGTATGCAAGTTTTATCAACACAATAGAAATCCTTTTGTTGATCATCCAGAATATGCCCGTCTCATATGGAGAAAACATTTTATCCATCGTCTTCCAAGGAGTCATGAAATTCACAACAAAAAGGCAGTTCGGAACAAG GATAAATTCCACAACTATGCGTCCCTAAAAGGCATTTAA